In a single window of the Pedococcus dokdonensis genome:
- the paaN gene encoding phenylacetic acid degradation protein PaaN codes for MSDLMNQATATATHHLVEKHADLLAQATTALAERSYFSRFPESPSPRVYGEGSAEAGQAAYEALRDNAFGGLGDVRTDGTWVGEEVSPYGPALGITYPHLDLEAALAAATEAMPAWRDAGARTRAAVCAEIVERINARSFEIAHSVMHTTGQPFVMAFQAAGPHAQDRALESIVAGLVEQERVPASVVWEKPGRDREGNPAPLRMQKDYRVVPRGLALVIGCNTFPTWNGYPGLFASLVTGNPVIVKPHPRAVLPLAISVAVCREVLSAAGFSADLVQLAPEAEGEGLAKVLAERDEVRIVDYTGGPTFGGWLEENGAARGQLVYTEKAGVNTIVVDSTDNLRGVLGNLAFSLTLYSGQMCTTPQNLYVPRDGIDTDEGHLTFEEFGARLGAAVGKLTGDDARAVELLGATVNDGVRANAAGLAGLAEEAGGAVVLDSREVSHPAYPDAVVRAPGLVSMDASREDVYTQECFGPVSFLIATSGTDQSLAQFRDTVREHGAMTAAVYSTDEDVLDAARDAAADAGVALSENLTGQVFVNQTAAFSDFHGTGANPAANAAYVDAAFVANRFRVVTSRRHV; via the coding sequence ATGAGCGACCTCATGAACCAGGCCACGGCGACCGCCACCCACCACCTCGTCGAGAAGCACGCCGACCTGCTCGCCCAGGCGACCACCGCCCTCGCGGAGCGCTCGTACTTCAGCCGGTTCCCCGAGTCGCCCTCGCCCCGCGTCTACGGCGAGGGTTCGGCGGAAGCCGGCCAGGCTGCCTACGAGGCGTTGCGCGACAACGCGTTCGGCGGTCTGGGCGACGTGCGCACCGACGGCACCTGGGTCGGCGAGGAGGTCTCGCCCTACGGCCCCGCCCTGGGGATCACCTACCCGCACCTCGACCTGGAGGCAGCGCTCGCGGCCGCTACTGAGGCGATGCCGGCCTGGCGCGACGCGGGCGCCCGCACCCGCGCGGCGGTCTGCGCCGAGATCGTCGAGCGGATCAACGCGCGGTCGTTCGAGATCGCGCACTCGGTGATGCACACGACCGGTCAGCCCTTCGTGATGGCGTTCCAGGCAGCCGGACCGCACGCCCAGGACCGCGCGCTCGAGTCGATCGTCGCCGGGCTGGTCGAGCAGGAGCGGGTGCCCGCCTCGGTCGTCTGGGAGAAGCCCGGCCGCGACAGGGAGGGCAACCCGGCGCCGCTGCGGATGCAGAAGGACTACCGGGTGGTGCCCCGCGGCCTCGCGCTGGTGATCGGCTGCAACACCTTCCCGACCTGGAACGGCTACCCCGGGCTGTTCGCCTCGCTCGTCACCGGCAACCCCGTCATCGTCAAACCGCACCCGCGCGCCGTCCTCCCGCTCGCCATCTCGGTGGCGGTCTGCCGCGAGGTGCTGTCGGCAGCAGGGTTCAGCGCCGACCTCGTGCAGCTCGCGCCGGAGGCCGAGGGCGAGGGCCTGGCCAAGGTGCTGGCCGAGCGCGACGAGGTGCGGATCGTCGACTACACCGGCGGTCCGACGTTCGGCGGCTGGCTCGAGGAGAACGGCGCCGCCCGCGGACAGCTCGTCTACACCGAGAAGGCCGGCGTCAACACGATCGTCGTCGACTCGACCGACAACCTGCGCGGCGTGCTGGGCAACCTGGCCTTCTCGCTCACCCTCTACTCCGGGCAGATGTGCACCACCCCCCAGAACCTCTACGTGCCCCGCGACGGCATCGACACCGACGAGGGACACCTGACCTTCGAGGAGTTCGGCGCCCGCCTCGGCGCGGCCGTCGGCAAGCTCACCGGCGACGACGCCCGGGCCGTGGAGCTGCTCGGCGCCACCGTCAACGACGGGGTCCGCGCCAACGCCGCGGGACTCGCCGGGCTGGCCGAGGAGGCGGGTGGCGCGGTGGTGCTGGACTCGCGCGAGGTGAGCCACCCGGCATACCCCGACGCGGTCGTCCGCGCGCCCGGGCTGGTGAGCATGGACGCCAGCCGCGAGGACGTCTACACCCAGGAGTGCTTCGGGCCGGTCAGCTTCCTCATCGCGACCAGCGGCACCGACCAGTCCCTCGCGCAGTTCCGCGACACGGTGCGCGAGCACGGCGCGATGACCGCCGCCGTCTACTCCACCGACGAGGACGTCCTCGACGCCGCCCGTGACGCCGCCGCCGACGCGGGGGTGGCGCTCTCCGAGAACCTCACCGGCCAGGTCTTCGTCAACCAGACCGCGGCGTTCTCCGACTTCCATGGCACCGGCGCGAACCCCGCCGCCAACGCCGCCTACGTCGATGCCGCGTTCGTCGCCAACCGGTTCCGCGTCGTCACCTCCCGCCGCCACGTCTGA
- the hisC gene encoding histidinol-phosphate transaminase: MSDAAPENTSDTDTEVRLRSALDQVPAYVPGKPAAAPEGVTAYKVSSNENPYPPLPSVLEVVRDAAASINRYPDMAVTELTQALSDSLGVPAEHVATGTGSVGVLGQVIAATCDPGDEVVYAWRSFEAYPIVTALAGAQSVQVGLDDHARHRLDAMRAAISDRTKVVIVCTPNNPTGPMVRHDELERFLDDVPGRVLVVIDEAYLEFVDDPEAPRSLELYRDRPNVMVLRTFSKAYGLAGLRIGYAVAHPPVASALRKTATPFGVNSIAQAAAVASLKAFDELKERVDALVAERTRVVAALRGQGWFIPDTQANFVWFGLGERSGDFAAAAQQAGLTLRQYGTDGVRATIGETEANDVLIEVAGAWLTEHPVDPA, translated from the coding sequence ATGAGCGACGCCGCCCCCGAGAACACCAGCGACACCGACACCGAAGTCCGACTGAGGTCTGCCCTCGACCAGGTGCCCGCGTACGTCCCCGGGAAGCCCGCGGCCGCGCCCGAGGGCGTGACGGCATACAAGGTCTCTTCGAACGAGAACCCGTACCCGCCGCTGCCGTCGGTCCTCGAGGTCGTCCGCGACGCGGCGGCGAGCATCAACCGCTACCCCGACATGGCGGTCACCGAGCTCACCCAGGCGCTCTCCGACAGCCTCGGCGTCCCGGCCGAGCACGTCGCGACCGGCACCGGGTCGGTCGGGGTCCTCGGCCAGGTCATCGCCGCCACCTGCGACCCCGGCGACGAGGTCGTCTACGCGTGGCGCTCGTTCGAGGCCTACCCCATCGTCACCGCGCTCGCGGGTGCCCAGAGCGTGCAGGTCGGTCTCGACGACCACGCCCGGCACCGCCTCGACGCGATGCGTGCGGCGATCTCCGACCGCACCAAGGTCGTCATCGTCTGCACCCCCAACAACCCGACCGGTCCGATGGTCCGGCACGACGAGCTCGAGCGGTTCCTCGACGACGTGCCCGGCCGGGTGCTCGTCGTGATCGACGAGGCCTACCTCGAGTTCGTCGACGACCCCGAGGCGCCGCGCAGCCTCGAGCTCTACCGCGACCGCCCCAACGTCATGGTGCTGCGCACCTTCTCCAAGGCCTACGGGCTGGCCGGCCTGCGGATCGGGTATGCCGTGGCGCACCCCCCGGTCGCGTCGGCCCTGCGCAAGACGGCCACGCCGTTCGGGGTGAACTCGATCGCCCAGGCCGCCGCTGTCGCGTCGCTCAAGGCCTTCGACGAGCTCAAGGAACGGGTCGACGCCCTCGTCGCCGAGCGGACCCGCGTCGTCGCCGCACTGCGCGGGCAGGGCTGGTTCATCCCGGACACCCAGGCCAACTTCGTCTGGTTCGGGCTGGGCGAGCGGTCCGGCGACTTCGCCGCCGCCGCGCAGCAGGCCGGGCTGACGCTGCGCCAGTACGGCACCGACGGGGTGCGCGCGACGATCGGCGAGACCGAGGCCAACGACGTGCTGATCGAGGTCGCCGGCGCCTGGCTCACCGAGCACCCGGTCGACCCGGCCTGA
- a CDS encoding helix-turn-helix domain-containing protein, which yields MLDDASFDVPGHLRRARRLADLSQRELAHLLAVGSSTVARWEAADGEITVRMLDHALRLAGLRLGVLDETGRPVSPVSPDAVRDNGGRCFPAHLDVVPPDERPRNRGLGPRYDRRPALGWYALRATRDAATAPGRHRPAEHPTVAELAMRRHSRLSQATAGAAVLSPAVEVPVGLECECLDDCPEHHACPPECPCQCEPPGWADRRARLE from the coding sequence ATGCTCGATGACGCGTCGTTCGACGTTCCTGGTCACCTGCGACGGGCCCGACGGCTCGCCGACCTCAGCCAGCGTGAACTGGCCCACCTCTTGGCCGTTGGCTCCTCAACCGTCGCGCGCTGGGAGGCGGCGGACGGGGAGATCACTGTGCGCATGCTGGACCACGCGCTGCGGCTGGCCGGATTGCGACTCGGCGTCCTCGACGAGACGGGACGTCCGGTCAGCCCAGTGTCACCCGACGCGGTCCGGGACAACGGCGGCAGATGCTTCCCCGCCCATCTGGACGTGGTGCCCCCGGACGAGCGACCGCGCAACCGCGGACTCGGACCACGCTACGACCGTCGGCCCGCCCTGGGCTGGTACGCGCTCAGGGCGACCCGCGACGCGGCGACGGCGCCCGGACGGCACCGACCGGCCGAGCACCCGACCGTGGCAGAACTGGCCATGCGCCGGCACTCGCGGCTCAGTCAGGCGACCGCGGGGGCCGCGGTCCTGAGCCCGGCGGTGGAGGTGCCGGTGGGGTTGGAGTGCGAGTGCCTGGACGACTGTCCCGAGCACCATGCCTGTCCGCCCGAGTGCCCTTGTCAGTGCGAGCCGCCCGGGTGGGCGGACCGGCGGGCCCGCCTAGAGTGA
- a CDS encoding ArsR/SmtB family transcription factor yields MSNQSALALDALGDPSRRQILELLAERPRAVGEIADAMPIGRPAVSKHLKVLAGAGLVEHESRGTRNLYALAPDGLTELQQWLVTTWDTALASFAAFVEDRTSEEDSP; encoded by the coding sequence ATGAGTAACCAATCAGCCCTCGCCCTCGACGCCCTCGGAGACCCGAGCCGTCGACAGATCCTCGAGCTGCTCGCCGAGCGCCCGCGCGCCGTCGGCGAGATCGCGGACGCGATGCCGATCGGCCGGCCCGCCGTGAGCAAGCACCTCAAGGTCCTCGCGGGGGCCGGGCTCGTCGAGCACGAGAGCCGCGGCACGCGCAACCTCTACGCGCTCGCCCCCGACGGTCTCACCGAGCTCCAGCAGTGGCTGGTGACGACGTGGGACACCGCACTCGCGTCGTTCGCGGCGTTCGTGGAGGACCGAACCAGCGAGGAGGACTCACCATGA
- a CDS encoding phage holin family protein yields the protein MNFLIKVAVNAVALWVAAWLVPGIGFGDGKFGSKFATVVLVALVFGLVNAVVKPIAKFLSFPVIILTLGLFTFIVNAFMLQLTEWIADPLGLSFTINHFFWDAVLGAIVITIVSVVLGWVLPDGDDD from the coding sequence ATGAACTTCCTGATCAAGGTCGCGGTCAACGCAGTGGCGCTCTGGGTGGCGGCCTGGCTCGTCCCCGGCATCGGGTTCGGCGACGGCAAGTTCGGCTCGAAGTTCGCGACGGTCGTCCTCGTGGCGCTGGTCTTCGGGCTCGTCAACGCCGTGGTCAAGCCGATCGCGAAGTTCCTCAGCTTCCCGGTGATCATCCTGACGCTGGGGCTCTTCACGTTCATCGTCAACGCGTTCATGCTGCAGCTGACCGAGTGGATCGCCGACCCCCTCGGACTGAGCTTCACCATCAACCACTTCTTCTGGGACGCCGTGCTCGGCGCCATCGTCATCACGATCGTCTCCGTGGTGCTCGGCTGGGTCCTGCCCGACGGCGACGACGACTGA